The proteins below are encoded in one region of Telopea speciosissima isolate NSW1024214 ecotype Mountain lineage chromosome 10, Tspe_v1, whole genome shotgun sequence:
- the LOC122642999 gene encoding peroxidase A2-like, producing MSSSPIIITALFFTFLMLGTSNAELSATFYSSTCPNVSSIVRCVIEQELKSDTRIGASLIRLHFHDCFVDGCDGSLLLDNSDTIQSEKFANPNNNSARGFSVVDTIKTVVENICPGVVSCADILAIAAEASVYLGGGPSWDVLLGRRDSRTANQEGANSAIPSPFESLSEITDKFAAVGLDTTDLVALSGAHTMGRAQCKNFNQRLNGSNPDPALDTDYLETLSEICQAGDEELTDLDSSTPNTFDKKYFSNLQNNRGLLQTDQDLFSTTGADTVDIVNRFASSQSEFFESFAQSMVKMGNISPLTGSSGEIRLDCKKVN from the exons ATGTCATCTTCTCCCATTATCATAACAGCTCTCTTCTTCACGTTTTTGATGTTGGGAACATCAAATGCTGAGTTGAGTGCAACATTTTACTCCTCCACATGCCCTAACGTGTCCAGCATCGTCCGTTGTGTTATTGAGCAGGAGCTGAAATCTGACACTCGAATTGGTGCTAGCCTCATTCGACTTCATTTTCATGATTGCTTTGTTGAT GGTTGTGATGGTTCGCTTTTGTTGGACAATAGTGATACTATACAGAGCGAAAAATTTGCTAATCCAAATAACAATTCAGCCAGAGGTTTCTCCGTTGTAGATACCATAAAAACTGTTGTTGAGAACATTTGTCCTGGAGTTGTCTCCTGTGCTGACATTCTAGCCATTGCAGCCGAGGCCTCAGTTTATTTG GGAGGAGGACCCAGTTGGGATGTGCTACTGGGAAGAAGGGACAGTAGAACAGCAAATCAAGAAGGTGCAAATAGTGCCATCCCCTCCCCTTTCGAAAGCCTAAGCGAAATTACAGACAAGTTTGCTGCTGTTGGACTTGACACTACAGATCTAGTCGCCTTATCCG GTGCACACACAATGGGGCGTGCCCAATGCAAGAATTTTAACCAGCGTCTGAATGGAAGTAACCCTGACCCAGCACTGGACACTGATTACCTGGAAACTCTAAGTGAAATATGCCAAGCTGGAGATGAGGAGTTAACTGATCTTGATTCTTCTACTCCAAACACTTTCGATAAGAAATATTTCAGTAACCTTCAAAACAATCGTGGGCTTCTCCAAACGGATCAAGATCTGTTCTCAACTACTGGGGCTGACACTGTCGACATTGTTAATCGATTCGCAAGTAGTCAAAGTGAATTTTTTGAGAGCTTTGCTCAATCCATGGTAAAAATGGGTAACATTAGCCCATTGACAGGGTCCAGTGGTGAAATTCGGTTGGATTGTAAGAAGGTTAACTGA
- the LOC122642998 gene encoding peroxidase A2-like: MSSSPIIITALFILTLMLGAFAASNAELSATFYSSTCPNVSSIVRCVIEQELKSDTRIGASLIRLHFHDCFVDGCDGSLLLDNSDTIQSEKYANPNNNSARGFSVVNTIKTAVENVCPGVVSCADILAIAAEASVYLGGGPSWDVLLGRRDSRTANQEGANSAIPSPFESLSEITDKFAAVGLDTTDLVALSGAHTMGRAQCKNFNQRLNASNPDPTLDSDYLETLSEICQAGDEELTNLDSSTPNTFDKKYFSNLENNRGLLQTDQDLFSTTGADTVDIVNRFASSQSKFFESFAQSMVKMGNVSPLTGTSGEIRLDCRKVN, from the exons atgtcatCTTCTCCCATTATCATAACAGCTCTCTTCATCTTGACTTTGATGTTGGGAGCATTTGCAGCATCAAATGCTGAGTTGAGTGCAACATTTTACTCCTCCACATGCCCAAACGTGTCTAGCATCGTCCGTTGTGTTATCGAGCAGGAGCTGAAATCTGACACTCGAATTGGTGCTAGCCTCATTCGACTTCATTTTCATGACTGCTTTGTTGAT GGTTGTGATGGTTCGCTTTTGTTGGACAATAGTGATACTATACAGAGCGAAAAATATGCTAATCCAAATAACAATTCAGCCAGAGGTTTCTCCGTTGTAAATACCATAAAAACTGCTGTTGAGAACGTTTGTCCTGGAGTTGTCTCCTGCGCTGACATTCTAGCCATTGCAGCCGAGGCCTCAGTTTATTTG GGAGGAGGACCCAGTTGGGATGTGCTACTGGGAAGAAGGGACAGTAGAACAGCAAATCAAGAAGGAGCAAATAGTGCCATCCCCTCCCCTTTCGAAAGCCTAAGCGAAATTACAGACAAGTTTGCTGCTGTTGGACTTGACACTACAGATCTAGTCGCCTTATCTG GTGCACACACAATGGGGCGTGCCCAATGCAAGAATTTTAACCAGCGTTTGAATGCAAGTAACCCTGACCCAACATTGGACAGTGATTACCTGGAAACTCTGAGTGAAATATGCCAAGCTGGGGATGAGGAGTTAACTAATCTTGATTCTTCTACTCCAAACACTTTCGATAAGAAATATTTCAGTAACCTTGAAAACAATCGTGGGCTTCTGCAAACGGATCAAGATCTGTTCTCAACTACTGGGGCTGACACTGTCGACATTGTTAATCGATTTGCAAGTAGCCAAAGTAAATTTTTTGAGAGCTTTGCTCAATCCATGGTAAAAATGGGTAACGTTAGCCCATTGACAGGAACCAGTGGTGAAATTCGGTTGGACTGTAGGAAGGTTAACTGA